In Salvelinus sp. IW2-2015 linkage group LG23, ASM291031v2, whole genome shotgun sequence, a genomic segment contains:
- the LOC111950732 gene encoding lysine-specific demethylase 6B: MYHPAEQYHGRNTRDSYPAGGPHRGTWAPVNSRPWGPPNRYNGGINQSQHVNKIYDRGASPSFHVQGRGPQRDQRSGTRPWAQKDQAYETQGWHQDSPRSFQNHGHSQGGYQTGPGEPYTIWNFYNNQPPRYGGPHQHQXPRDPPGDLGSPAERWATSDRSRAFPGRMIDQGPGPWKRPPXHKHHRGQPPHRSQHSPPPKEDCPAKRSRSSGPEQPSHRGSKHLSGPDQPHSPPHYLPPKQGFWNQSYDRPGSXTHADRRSSSTELQESIKSRLGRFNYSTHHSTHSPVPQVPFDGQGPPPSSYPRHPPPSQPCGGSRPPHHGSWVEVDGQSQPPSSPAEHTGVPYSQHHQRPPSPPSVPQHSPPAPRSHRQKRDQTPSQPSATEPPYRNSSHRVLGSTALSSSCPSGLSSSTTPSKASGKKDPTPNQRSPDTGAGTPHKRGPRTPSTSPTPPPLSASRTGLGSEPQTPPSSPQDRPTVNNNRPTVNKPGLQPHRHKQTERTHKDKESRAERGEVGKREPTRKMEKKKRRKEKEEKREDGVKNKLRDKVERKNRKEEGRKTEKREESLRAKQLEKAEMGYSKSPHESSLPPSVRPSSPKTQSGSRVPGKPGQPSQTPSTAGKHRHREKGQGRGGKSHDHSSPNTSETGPPAGPLAAHPSQPSPHPSKHKKSGRGGTLYKSNPAQPKHPVKGSPLPACPPPXTTTTINNNISSTSKTSKTSPQPTSPPKPSKCSTEGKADSTPSTLSSKTPAAPTVAGSGGSIPSQQDQTEXMGVCPEGGVLRAPDLQPAAGVGSVEELGDNPPASPPVLSWQGSPASALSEEEEEEEQGGVMRRPVLQPSPTHSPSISPPHGNLEGLNENSYTHLDGRGADELRHSDLAKLYGLPDTPNGVEEEDEEEEDSSGDTSSSSLPPRRPHLHQTGVADVFKSLASFLGGQRYTYRGGPFGRPPPRSMGGVKYSSSLAMDPETNCQDQQCPSPTSDSTTPPRLTTQSPTHTTSDPPSKPRPPLDLNQPQLSVGERTKQKHARLEEIQNERKKERTKGVDSGETAGSLSAELRLTTTHRLPATTKEERGQREVCRRTGRKRVQRGADGNREEDGKRKRRKQDSSHQRSGGNEKKKMEEKRDRKSASSITLSSSTSPPSSPVKQLKDSKKSRPIQGNLGLQSNLGIQSKDIQGQKDKVHTGNTEQGAQSTVRKEERCSEPETMTSTPGSNTDPVATATSTINTPSTATPAPPAAPVRRTPCPLAAADFLKLKALSMGPPKELKIRLIKVESGDRETFIASEVEERRIPLGEVSIRHTASEVIRACKGAXVKGKFRESYLLRAFSVKPVLITDPPIPREKLNPPTPSIYLESKRDAFSPVLLQFCTDPKNPVTVIRGLAGSLRLNLGLFSTKSLVEANAEHAVEVRTQVQQPADENWDATGSGQTWPCESSRSHTTIAKYAQYQASSFQESLQEEKDSEDEDKEEQEEKQAPSSDPSTTAASGASKANPTVVASKANPTVVASKVGPTPIANTLRPEAKSTGNIIKFGTNIDLSDPKRWKPQLQELLKLPAFMRVEFNGNMLSHVGHTILGMNTVQLYMKVPGSRTPGHQENNNFCSVNINIGPGDCEWFAVHEHYWEHVNNFCEKHGVDYLTGSWWPVLEDLYRSNIPVYRFIQRPGDLVWINAGSIHWVQAVGWCNNIAWNVGPLNSYQYQLALERFEWNEVKKVKSIVPMIHVSWNVARTIKITDQETYKMVKHCLLQSIKHIQILRDQLVAAGKKISYQSRVKDEPAYYCNECDVEVFDLLFVTSEYGNRKTYMVHCEDCARTVSKSPSLAGVVVLEQYRMEELMRTYDSLCVTPSPCSK, encoded by the exons ATGTATCACCCAGCAGAGCAGTATCATGGACGTAACACCAGGGACTCCTACCCTGCTGGAGGACCTCACAGAGGAACATGGGCCCCCGTCAAYAGTCGCCCCTGGGGCCCTCCAAACAG GTACAACGGAGGMATCAACCAATCCCAGCACGTTAACAAGATTTATGACAG AGGGGCCAGTCCMTCCTTCCATGTCCAGGGAAGGGGCCCTCAGAGGGACCAGAGATCAGGAACACGACCCTGGGCCCAGAAAGACCAGGCTTATGAGACCCAAGGCTGGCACCAGGACTCCCCACGGTCATTTCAAAACCATGGCCACAGCCAGGGGGGCTACCAAACAGGACCRGGGGAACCCTACACCATCTGGAACTTTTACAACAACCAGCCTCCCAGG TATGGGGGTCCCCACCAGCACCAAYGGCCCAGAGATCCCCCCGGAGACCTGGGCTCCCCAGCAGAGAGGTGGGCCACCTCAGACCGCTCCAGGGCCTTCCCAGGCAGGATGATAGACCAGGGACCAGGACCATGGAAGCGCCCGCCCYCCCACAAGCACCACCGTGGCCAACCTCCACACCGCTCACAGCACTCTCCGCCCCCCAAGGAAGACTGCCCTGCCAAGAGGAGCAGGAGCTCCGGCCCTGAGCAG CCCTCTCACCGTGGCTCAAAGCATTTATCTGGACCAGACCAGCCACACTCACCACCCCACTACCTCCCTCCCAAACAAGGTTTCTGGAACCAATCATATGACAGACCTGGTTCTCRCACCCATGCTGACAGGAGGAGCTCGTCTACCGAGTTACAA GAATCCATCAAGTCAAGATTAGGGCGTTTCAACTACAGTACACATCATTCTACCCATAGTCCAGTTCCCCAGGTCCCCTTCGATGGTCAAggcccccctccttcctcctatcCCCGCCACCCTCCTCCATCCCAGCCCTGTGGCGGCAGCAGACCCCCCCACCATGGATCCTGGGTGGAGGTGGATGGCCAGTCCCAGCCCCCCTCCTCACCAGCAGAACACACCGGCGTGCCTTACAGCCAGCACCACCAGCGCCCCCCATCACCCCCCTCAGTACCTCAGCACAGCCCCCCAGCTCCACGCTCCCACAGACAGAAGAGGGATCAGACTCCCTCCCAGCCCTCTGCTACAGAGCCTCCCTACCGCAACAGCAGCCACAGAGTTTTAGGCTCCACAGCCCTGAGCTCCTCCTGCCCCTCTGGCCTCTCCAGCTCCACCACTCCTAGTAAGGCCAGTGGGAAGAAAGACCCTACACCCAATCAGAGGAGTCCTGACACTGGCGCTGGCACACCCCATAAACGGGGACCAAGGACCCCCTCAACCAgtcccactcctccccctctctctgcctcccgcACAGGGCTAGGCTCAGAGCCCCAGACCCCACCCAGCTCTCCCCAGGACAGACCTACTGTCAACAACAACAGACCTACTGTCAACAAGCCAGGGCTGCAGCCTCATcgacacaaacagacagagaggacccaTAAGGATAAAGAAAGTAGAGCGGAGAGAGGCGAGGTGGGAAAGAGGGAACCAACGAGGAAGatggagaagaagaaaaggagaaaggagaaagaagagaaaagggAGGATGGGGTAAAGAATAAGTTGAGGGAcaaggtggagagaaaaaataggAAAGAGGAAGGTAGGAAGAcggagaaaagggaggagagtcTTAGGGCTAAGCAGCTGGAGAAAGCAGAGATGGGATACTCAAAGTCCCCACATGaatcatccctccctccatcagtaCGGCCTTCCTCCCCTAAGACTCAGTCTGGATCTAGGGTTCCAGGGAAGCCAGGCCAACCCTCCCAGACACCATCCACCGctggcaaacacagacacagggagaAGGGCCAAGGAAGAGGTGGAAAGTCCCATGACCACAGCTCTCCAAATACCTCAGAGACAGGCCCACCTGCTGGCCCGCTTGCCGCCCATCCTAGCCAACCCTCACCACATCCATCCAAACACAAAAAGTCAGGGAGGGGAGGGACCCTGTACAAGTCAAACCCAGCTCAACCCAAACACCCCGTCAAGGGCTCACCACTGCCAGCCTGTCCCCCACCCAYcaccaccaccaccattaacAACAACATCAGCAGCACCAGCAAGACCAGTAAGACYAGTCCTCAGCCCACCAGCCCTCCAAAACCTTCTAAATGCAGCACAGAGGGGAAGGCTGATTCTACCCCCTCCACACTCTCATCCAAAACCCCAGCAGCTCCCACTGTGGCTGGGTCAGGGGGGTCCATCCCAAGCCAGCAGGACCAGACAGAGRCAATGGGTGTGTGTCCAGAGGGGGGGGTCCTACGGGCCCCAGATCTCCAGCCTGCGGCGGGGGTGGGCAGTGTGGAGGAGCTGGGAGACAACCCCCCCGCCAGCCCCCCTGTGCTTAGCTGGCAAGGCTCCCCAGCATCAGCCCTgagtgaggaagaagaggaggaagagcagggaggagtgatgaggaGACCCGTCCTGCAGCCCAGCCCCACCCACAGCCCGTCCATCTCACCCCCCCATGGGAACTTAGAGGGGCTCAATGAGaactcttatacacatctagat GGGAGGGGTGCTGATGAGCTTCGCCATAGCGACCTGGCCAAGCTCTATGGCCTGCCTGATACTCCCAatggagtggaagaggaggatgaggaagaggaggacagtaGTGGGGACACGTCATCCAGCTCTCTGCCTCCCCGTCGGCCACACCTCCACCAGACAGGAGTGGCTGATGTCTTCAAGTCTTTGGCCTCGTTCCTGGGGGGCCAGAGGTACACATATCGGGGCGGTCCATTTGGGCGTCCTCCTCCTAGATCCATGGGAGGAGTGAAGTACTCTTCCTCCCTCGCCATGGATCCGGAAACCAACTGTCAGGACCAGCAGTGTCCCTCCCCGACATCCGACTCCACCACGCCCCCAAGACTCACTACCCAATCACCCACTCACACTACCTCAGATCCGCCTTCCAAACCCCGTCCTCCCTTAGACCTCAACCAACCACAACTCTCTGTGGGGGAGCGCACGAAACAGAAGCACGCGAGATTGGAGGAGattcagaatgagagaaagaaggagaggactAAGGGTGTAGACAGCGGGGAGACAGCCGGGTCTCTGAGCGCTGAGCTGAGATTGACCACCACACACCGGCTCCCTGCCACCACCAAGGAGGAGCGGGGGCAGAGGGAGGTATGCAGGCGGACAGGCAGGAAGAGGGTACAAAGAGGTGCAGATGGAAACAGGGAAGAGGATGGgaaaaggaagagaaggaaacaAGATAGCAGTCATCAGAGGAGTGGAGGCAATGAAAAGAAGAAGAtggaagaaaagagagacagaaaatcaGCCTCCTCCATTACGTTGTCCTCATCTACATCACCCCCCAGTAGCCCGGTCAAGCAGCTCAAAGACAGTAAGAAGAGCCGTCCTATTCAGGGGAACCTTGGCCTCCAGAGCAACCTCGGCATCCAGAGCAAAGACATCCAGGGACAGAAAGACAAGGTGCACACAGGAAACACTGAGCAGGGGGCACAATCGAcagtgaggaaggaggagaggtgcAGTGAGCCTGAAACCATGACATCCACACCAGGCAGCAACACAGACCCAGTGGCAACCGCAACTAGCACCATCAACACCCCCTCTACTGCTACCCCGGCCCCGCCTGCTGCCCCAGTGAGGAGGACCCCCTGTCCCCTGGCTGCTGCTGATTTCTTGAAGCTGAAGGCCCTGTCCATGGGCCCTCCCAAGGAGCTGAAGATCCGTCTGATCAAGGtggagagtggagacagagagacgttCATCGCCTCCGAGGTCGAGGAGCGCAGGATCCCCCTAGGAGAGGTCAGCATCAGACACACAGCCAGCGAGGTCATCAGGGCCTGCAA GGGGGCGARGGTGAAGGGGAAGTTTCGGGAGTCCTATCTGCTCCGTGCTTTCTCTGTCAAGCCTGTTCTCATCACCGACCCACCCATCCCACGAGAGAAGCTTAATCCCCCCACACCAAGCATYTAT ttgGAGAGTAAGAGAGATGCCTTCTCCCCAGTCCTCCTCCAGTTCTGTACTGATCCCAAGAACCCTGTCACTGTCATCCGAGGCCTGGCTGGATCCCTCAGACTCA ACCTGGGTTTGTTCTCCACTAAGTCTCTGGTGGAGGCCAATGCGGAGCATGCTGTGGAGGTGAGGACCCAGGTACAGCAGCCTGCTGATGAGAACTGGGACGCCACTGGTTCAGGCCAGACCTGGCCTTGCGAGAGCAGCCGCTCACACACCACCATCGCCAAGTACGCCCAGTACCAGGCCTCCAGCTTCCAGGAGAGCCTCCAG GAAGAGAAGGACAGTGAGGATGAGGATAAGGAAGAACAAGAAGAGAAGCAGGCTCCGTCCTCTGACCCATCAACCACCGCTGCGTCTGGCGCCAGCAAAGCCAACCCTACTGTGGTTGCTAGCAAAGCCAACCCTACTGTGGTTGCTAGCAAAGTCGGCCCTACCCCTATTGCTAACACACTGAG GCCAGAGGCAAAATCGACTGGAAATATCATCAAATTCGGCACCAACATCGACCTTTCTGATCCTAAGAG GTGGAAGCCCCAGCTGCAGGAGCTGCTGAAGCTACCAGCCTTCATGCGTGTGGAGTTCAATGGAAACATGCTGAGCCACGTGGGACACACCATCCTGGGCATGAACACCGTCCAGCTCTACATGAAGGTCCCCGGGAGCCGCACGCCTG GCCACCAGGAGAATAATAACTTCTGCTCTGTGAACATCAACATCGGCCCGGGGGATTGTGAGTGGTTTGCAGTCCATGAGCACTACTGGGAGCACGTCAACAACTTCTGTGAGAA GCATGGAGTAGACTACCTGACGGGGTCCTGGTGGCCTGTTCTGGAGGATCTGTACCGCTCCAACATCCCGGTGTACCGCTTCATCCAGAGACCAGGGGACCTGGTRTGGATCAACGCAGGGTCCATCCACTGGGTGCAGGCTGTGGGCTGGTGCAACAACATCGCCTGGAATGTTGGACCTCTCAACT CATACCAGTATCAGCTGGCTCTGGAGCGCTTTGAGTGGAACGAGGTCAAGAAGGTCAAGTCCATCGTTCCCATGATCCATGTCTCCTGGAATGTGGCCCGCACTATCAAGATCACAGACCAAGAAACCTACAAGatggtcaa acaTTGTCTCCTACAGTCCATTAAGCACATCCAGATTCTGAGAGACCAGCTGGTTGCTGCAGGGAAGAAGATCTCTTATCAGAGCCGTGTGAAGGACGAACCAGCCTACTACTGCAACGAGTGTGAC gtgGAGGTGTTTGACCTGCTGTTTGTGACCAGTGAGTATGGCAATAGGAAGACCTATATGGTGCACTGTGAGGACTGTGCCCGGACTGTGTCCAAGAGCCCCTCGCTGGCAGGAGTTGTGGTGCTGGAGCAGTACCGCATGGAGGAGCTGATGAGAACCTACGACAGCCTCTGTgtg actCCATCACCCTGCTCCAAGTGA